Proteins co-encoded in one Pan paniscus chromosome 23, NHGRI_mPanPan1-v2.0_pri, whole genome shotgun sequence genomic window:
- the SLC35E4 gene encoding solute carrier family 35 member E4 isoform X1 — MCRCPPEHHDGRMTSAEVAAAAGGAQAAGPPEWPPGSPQALRQPGRARVAMAALVWLLAGASMSSLNKWIFTVHGFGRPLLLSALHMLVAALACHRGARRPMPGGTRCRVLLLSLTFGTSMACGNVGLRAVPLDLAQLVTTTTPLFTLALSALLLGRRHHPLQLAAMGPLCLGAACSLAGEFRTPPTGCGFLLAATCLRGLKSVQQSALLQEERLDAVTLLYATSLPSFCLLAGAALVLEAGVAPPPTAGDSRLWACILLSCLLSVLYNLASFSLLALTSALTVHVLGNLTVVGNLILSRLLFGSRLSALSYVGIALTLSGMFLYHNCEFVASWAARRGLWRRDQPSKGL; from the exons ATGTGCCGCTGCCCGCCGGAGCACCATGATGGCAGGATGACCTCAGCTGAAGTAGCAGCAGCAGCTGGTGGTGCTCAGGCGGCTGGGCCCCCCGAGTGGCCCCCTGGCAGCCCTCAGGCCCTCCGGCAGCCTGGCCGGGCCCGAGTGGCCATGGCAGCACTGGTGTGGCTGCTGGCGGGAGCCAGCATGTCAAGCCTCAACAAGTGGATCTTCACAGTGCACGGCTTTGGGCGGCCCCTGCTGCTGTCGGCCCTGCACATGCTGGTGGCAGCCCTGGCATGCCACCGGGGGGCACGGCGCCCCATGCCAGGCGGCACTCGCTGCCGAGTCCTACTGCTCAGTCTCACCTTCGGCACTTCCATGGCCTGTGGCAACGTGGGCCTAAGGGCTGTGCCCCTGGACCTGGCACAACTGGTCACTACCACCACACCTCTGTTCACCCTGGCCCTGTCGGCACTGCTGCTGGGCCGCCGCCACCACCCGCTTCAGTTGGCCGCCATGGGCCCGCTCTGCCTGGGGGCCGCCTGCAGCCTGGCTGGAGAGTTCCGGACACCCCCCACCGGCTGTGGCTTCCTGCTCGCAGCCACCTGCCTCCGCGGACTCAAGTCGGTTCAGCAAA GTGCCCTGCTGCAGGAGGAGAGGCTGGATGCGGTGACCCTGCTTTACGCCACCTCGCTGCCCAGCTTCTGCCTGCTGGCGGGTGCAGCCCTGGTGCTGGAGGCTGGCGTCGCCCCACCGCCCACTGCTGGCGACTCTCGCCTCTGGGCCTGCATCCTGCTCAGCTGCCTCCTGTCTGTTCTCTATAACCTGGCCAGCTTCTCCCTGCTGGCCCTCACCTCTGCCCTCACCGTCCACGTCCTGGGCAACCTCACCGTGGTGGGCAACCTCATCCTGTCCCGGCTGTTGTTTGGCAGCCGCCTCAGTGCCCTCAGCTACGTGGGCATCGCACTCACTCTTTCAGGAATGTTCCTTTACCACAACTGCGAGTTCGTGGCCTCCTGGGCTGCCCGTCGGGGGCTGTGGCGGAGGGACCAGCCCAGCAAGGGTCTTTGA
- the SLC35E4 gene encoding solute carrier family 35 member E4 isoform X2: MCRCPPEHHDGRMTSAEVAAAAGGAQAAGPPEWPPGSPQALRQPGRARVAMAALVWLLAGASMSSLNKWIFTVHGFGRPLLLSALHMLVAALACHRGARRPMPGGTRCRVLLLSLTFGTSMACGNVGLRAVPLDLAQLVTTTTPLFTLALSALLLGRRHHPLQLAAMGPLCLGAACSLAGEFRTPPTGCGFLLAATCLRGLKSVQQNRVWLCHPGWIGEISAHYSLRILGSSDSSASASQVSGTTGAHHHAKLIFVFLVETAFYHVGQADLEFLTSQGARISSVSHPTWPANFFFFV, encoded by the exons ATGTGCCGCTGCCCGCCGGAGCACCATGATGGCAGGATGACCTCAGCTGAAGTAGCAGCAGCAGCTGGTGGTGCTCAGGCGGCTGGGCCCCCCGAGTGGCCCCCTGGCAGCCCTCAGGCCCTCCGGCAGCCTGGCCGGGCCCGAGTGGCCATGGCAGCACTGGTGTGGCTGCTGGCGGGAGCCAGCATGTCAAGCCTCAACAAGTGGATCTTCACAGTGCACGGCTTTGGGCGGCCCCTGCTGCTGTCGGCCCTGCACATGCTGGTGGCAGCCCTGGCATGCCACCGGGGGGCACGGCGCCCCATGCCAGGCGGCACTCGCTGCCGAGTCCTACTGCTCAGTCTCACCTTCGGCACTTCCATGGCCTGTGGCAACGTGGGCCTAAGGGCTGTGCCCCTGGACCTGGCACAACTGGTCACTACCACCACACCTCTGTTCACCCTGGCCCTGTCGGCACTGCTGCTGGGCCGCCGCCACCACCCGCTTCAGTTGGCCGCCATGGGCCCGCTCTGCCTGGGGGCCGCCTGCAGCCTGGCTGGAGAGTTCCGGACACCCCCCACCGGCTGTGGCTTCCTGCTCGCAGCCACCTGCCTCCGCGGACTCAAGTCGGTTCAGCAAA acagggtctggctctgtcacccaggctggattggtgagatctcagctcactacagcctccgcatcctgggttcaagtgattcttctgcctcagcctcccaagtaagtgggactacaggtgcgcaccaccacgctaagctaatttttgtatttttagtagagacggcattttaccatgttggccaggctgatcttgaattcctgacctcccaaggtgctaggatttcaagcgtgagccaccccacctggccagctaatttttttttttttgtatag